A stretch of Janibacter endophyticus DNA encodes these proteins:
- a CDS encoding heavy metal-responsive transcriptional regulator, whose translation MRIGEVAQASGTTAKTLRYYEDVGLLPDPDRSPAGYRDYGPEVLDRLHFIRRGQAAGLTLAQIGQVLAIRDRGQAPCQHVTDLLDTRLAVIDRQLAELAQLRTTIAILREHATTGDPATCSPEDVCRYL comes from the coding sequence ATGCGGATCGGTGAGGTGGCTCAGGCGTCAGGCACGACAGCTAAGACCCTGCGGTACTACGAGGACGTCGGACTCCTCCCCGACCCCGACCGCAGCCCGGCGGGGTACCGGGACTACGGCCCCGAGGTGCTCGACCGGCTGCACTTCATCCGCCGGGGCCAAGCCGCCGGGCTGACCCTGGCCCAGATCGGCCAGGTGCTGGCCATCCGAGACCGGGGCCAGGCCCCCTGCCAGCACGTCACCGACCTGCTCGACACCCGCCTCGCGGTCATCGACCGGCAGCTCGCCGAGCTCGCGCAGCTACGCACCACGATCGCCATCCTGCGCGAGCACGCCACCACTGGCGACCCGGCCACATGCTCCCCCGAGGACGTCTGCCGCTACCTGTGA
- the merA gene encoding mercury(II) reductase: MTATDKGRSYDLAVIGSGGAAFAAAIRATTLGKRVVMIERGTIGGTCVNTGCVPSKALLAAAEARHVTLDAARFPGLPLPDAPPVDMPAMVAGKDKLVGSLRSEKYAALAAEYGWALHPGEATFVGTPTEPALRVTGPDGTAETVRAAHHLIATGSTPWAPPVPGLQEAGYLTSTTAMELDHVPESLLVIGGGYVAMEQAQLFSRLGAQVTMLVRSRLASHEEPEAATALEEILADEGIEIIRGAVPTAVRRDPATGEVTVTATTADGSHELRAAELLVATGRRPVTGTLGLDTIGVRAGKRGEVIIDSHLRTTNPRIWAAGDVTAHPQFVYVAAAHGALVADNALTGAGREVDYRHLPRVVFTSPALASVGMTDQQARTAGIRCDSRVLPLAHVPRAIVNRDTRGLIKIVTDGDTGRIIGITALAQDAGDLAAAGVYILEAGMTTDQVANLWSPYLTMAEGLKLTAQTFTTDITKLSCCAA, from the coding sequence ATGACGGCAACGGACAAGGGCAGGTCGTATGACCTGGCAGTGATCGGGTCCGGTGGGGCGGCGTTCGCGGCCGCGATCCGCGCCACCACCCTGGGCAAGCGGGTGGTGATGATCGAGCGCGGCACCATCGGCGGTACCTGCGTGAACACCGGGTGTGTGCCCTCCAAAGCCCTGCTCGCGGCCGCCGAGGCCCGCCACGTCACACTCGACGCCGCCCGGTTCCCCGGTCTGCCACTCCCCGACGCCCCACCGGTCGACATGCCCGCCATGGTCGCCGGCAAGGACAAGCTCGTCGGATCGCTGCGCAGCGAGAAGTACGCGGCCCTGGCCGCCGAGTACGGGTGGGCCCTCCACCCCGGCGAGGCCACCTTCGTCGGCACACCGACTGAGCCGGCACTCCGCGTGACCGGCCCGGACGGCACGGCGGAAACCGTCCGGGCCGCGCACCACCTCATCGCTACCGGCTCCACGCCCTGGGCGCCGCCGGTCCCCGGCCTGCAGGAGGCCGGTTATCTGACCTCGACGACCGCGATGGAGCTGGACCACGTCCCGGAGTCGCTGCTGGTCATCGGCGGCGGCTACGTCGCCATGGAGCAGGCCCAGCTCTTCTCCCGCCTCGGTGCCCAGGTCACCATGCTCGTCCGCTCACGGCTGGCCTCCCACGAGGAACCCGAGGCCGCCACCGCCCTGGAAGAAATCCTCGCCGACGAAGGCATCGAGATCATCCGCGGCGCGGTGCCCACCGCGGTGCGCCGCGACCCGGCCACCGGCGAGGTCACGGTCACCGCCACCACCGCCGACGGCTCACACGAGCTCCGCGCGGCCGAGCTCCTCGTTGCCACCGGCCGCCGCCCGGTCACCGGCACGCTCGGCCTCGACACCATCGGCGTGCGCGCCGGCAAGCGCGGCGAGGTCATCATCGACAGCCACCTGCGCACCACGAACCCGCGGATCTGGGCCGCGGGTGACGTCACCGCCCACCCGCAGTTCGTGTACGTCGCCGCGGCCCACGGCGCCCTGGTCGCCGACAACGCCCTCACCGGAGCCGGCCGGGAGGTCGACTACCGCCACCTGCCCCGGGTCGTGTTCACCAGCCCCGCCCTGGCCTCCGTCGGAATGACCGACCAGCAGGCCCGCACTGCCGGGATCCGCTGCGACAGCCGCGTCCTGCCCCTGGCGCACGTCCCGCGCGCCATCGTCAACCGTGACACCCGCGGGCTCATCAAGATCGTCACCGACGGCGACACCGGCCGCATCATCGGCATCACCGCCCTCGCCCAGGACGCCGGTGACCTCGCCGCCGCCGGCGTCTACATCCTCGAGGCCGGCATGACCACCGACCAGGTCGCCAACCTCTGGAGCCCCTACCTGACCATGGCCGAAGGCCTCAAACTCACCGCCCAAACCTTCACCACCGACATCACCAAACTCTCCTGCTGCGCAGCATGA
- a CDS encoding cadmium resistance transporter yields the protein MILAAVLQAIGLFIATNIDDIIVLSLFFARGAGQRGTTTRILVGQYVGFACILGAAVLVTIGAGAFLPSAAIPYFGLIPLALGLWAAWQAWRGDDDDDDAKVTGTKVSAWTVAGVTFANGGDNIGVYVPVFLSVEPIAVVAYCLVFLALVAVLVVVAKFVATRPPIAEVLERWEHILFPIVLIGLGIVILVSGGAFGL from the coding sequence GTGATCCTGGCTGCGGTCCTGCAGGCAATCGGCCTGTTCATCGCGACCAACATCGACGACATCATCGTGCTCTCCTTGTTCTTCGCCCGCGGCGCGGGCCAACGCGGGACGACCACCCGCATCTTGGTCGGCCAGTACGTGGGGTTCGCCTGCATCCTCGGTGCCGCTGTGCTGGTGACTATCGGAGCCGGAGCATTCCTGCCCTCAGCAGCTATCCCGTACTTCGGGCTCATCCCCCTGGCCCTCGGTCTCTGGGCTGCATGGCAAGCCTGGCGCGGAGACGATGACGACGATGACGCCAAGGTCACGGGCACGAAGGTCAGCGCGTGGACCGTCGCAGGAGTCACCTTCGCCAACGGCGGAGACAACATCGGCGTCTATGTCCCCGTCTTCCTCAGCGTGGAACCCATCGCAGTGGTCGCCTACTGCCTCGTCTTCCTCGCGCTCGTCGCGGTCCTGGTCGTAGTCGCCAAGTTCGTTGCCACCCGGCCGCCGATCGCTGAAGTCCTCGAGCGCTGGGAACACATCCTGTTCCCCATCGTCCTGATCGGCCTCGGCATCGTCATCCTCGTCAGCGGAGGAGCGTTCGGTCTCTGA